The DNA sequence GGGCGGCGCGCGCAGGGTGCTCGAGATGGCCACCGCTTACGCGACGGAGCGGCACCAGTTCGGCCGTCCCATCGGGGCGAATCAGGGGATCTCCCACCCATTGGCCGACACCCTCGCTGCCGTCGAGGCTGCCCGCACGCTCATGCACCAGGCCGCCTGGTGCCACGACGCGGGTCGCGATCACCTGATGCAGGCGATGATGGCCAAGCAGCGCTGCTGCGCCGTGTTCCGCGCCGCGTCGATGACCGCGCACCAGGTTTACGGGGGCATCGGCTTCACGCTGGATGTGGACGTGCAGCTGTTCTCGCGGCGCGCCAAGCAGCTGCAGCTGACGTGGTGGGACGACGCATTCCTGTCGGCCACGCTCGGCGGGCTCCTGCTCGACGACGGGCCGGGGCTTCTGCCGGCGCTCGTCGAGCGGTGAGGCGGCCGGTTCAGCCCGCGCCGTGCCGCCCTCCGTCGGAACCATAGCCGCGGACGACTGTCGCCACCACGCAGTCGATGAACTGCGCAGTGGGGACGTCGGGGCCGAAGAACGCCCGGTTCACCACCGGCCCCAACGCCAGGTAAACCAGCGCCTCCACGTCGGTGCTTGCGGGCAGCTCGCCGCGAACGACAGCGCGTCCGATCACCGCCGTCACCGGCTCCAGCCGGCCGCCGATGTAGTCGCGCACCACCGGGTCGCGTCGCGCGGACGAATCGGCGGCGAAGTGCGCGAGCACCTTTCCCAGTGGGGAGTTCGCCAGCACCTCCGTCAGCTGCACCAGCAGGCCGTGCAAGTCGTCGGCGAACCGCCCGGTGTCCGGGTCTTCCAGCTTCGGCAGCTCCTCGATCGCGTCCAGGATCAGTGCCGTCCGTGACGACCACCACCGGTAGATCGTCGACTTGCCGACCCCCGCCTCCAACGCGATCGAGGCGATCGTGATGCCGCTGGGCGGATGTTCGGCCAGCATGGCGAGCGTCGAGTCGAGGATGGCCTTGCGCGAGCTTTCACTTCGCGGCCGGCCGGTGTGCGGATGCGTCCGGCGTGTCACACTCGGCCGGTCGGTGTCGTCATTCATCGTGCATTCGATGATATGCCAATGACCCGGGACGACACTGCATGTCGTGTCTTGTACCCGACCTGCGACACGAACCGCCCACAATACTCCAGCGCGCCCGTATCAGCGAGGACGCCGAAGCACTTCCCGACTTCCGCCCACACCCCCTCGACGTCGTCCAGCGGCCACCCCGATGTGCTGGCGCAGCAGGCGCAGCTGGACTTCCTTCACCTCACGACGTGGGAGATCCACGACGCGCTGTGGAAGGCCGAGGTGGTCCAAGTCGCGAAGGGCCAAGTCCGCCCGCGCCGCCCTCGTTCCGCACAACCGGGGACCTGGCCACGCTGACGACGGGCGCGCACACCACCGCCAGAGCATTCGCTGCCCGGACCGCGCGTGCGGGCAGCGCTTCCCGGTTCAAGTCGCATCATCATTTCCCACATGTCGGCATTGACGCCGCCGGTGGCGGAAAGCCGCACGCCGCCGCCGGCAACCTCCGCCCCGAACCATCGCAGCAGGTCGGCAACGTGAGGACCGCGGCCACTGAGGAACTCGTGTGGCTCCGCAGCCGGTTCCCGATGCCGGTCGGACAGCGCGCCCAGGCCGGAATCCGGCGCGGGACGAGGCCGCGCTCCCCCTGCTCCGTGTCCAGTGCTCCGTGCAGCAGGTCGGCCGTGACGGGCGTGCGGCGCAGCGGCGTCGACGAGTCCATTTCCACGATGGCAGACACCGCCGCGCGTGCATTACCGCGCCGCGCGCGCCTTGCCGCGACATGCCGGGACAACGCGCGCGCCTGTGGACATAGCGCGCGCGGCACGGGCGGATGAGCGCGCGGAGAGCGCACCGCTCGGGCGGACAACACGCGCTCGGTGCAGAGAGTCTCCCCCCAGATCTGCGGGCGGCTCCCCGCGCTATCCGCGCTCCTCCGCCACCGCTTCCCGCACCGCCGGCGCCACATCGTTTGCAAAGGCGCGCACCGTGTCCGGGGTGTCGGCGGCCAGGATGAACGTGCCGATCCCGTACTGCAACGCCAGATCCGCCAGCTGCTCGACCCACTGCGCCGGGCGCCCCTGCAGCAGCCCGCCGCCGTCGCCGAAGCTTCCCCCGATGTTGTAGATCCGCCGCACCTGCCCCGGCCGGCGGCCCGCGTCGGTCGCCGCCGCGTCGAGCGCCGCGGACAAGGTCCCCAGCCGCGACGGGTCGGCGTATCCCATGCTCGGCACCCATGCGTCGGCCAGCGCCCCGGTCACGCGCAGCATCCGCGGGCCGTAGGCGCCGACCCAGATGGGGATGTCATGCGCGGGTGCCGGCCCGGCCTTCAGGCCCCGCACCGGGTAGTACTCGCCGTCACGGAAGACAGTGCCGCCCGCCCAGAAGTCCCGCATGACGCCGATCGCCTCGATCAGCGCGTCCACGGCCTGGCCCGGCGTGCGCCGCTGCCCGCCGGCCGCCTCGATCGCGTCCCAGAACGCGCCCGACCCCATGCCCAGCTCGACACGGCCAGACGTGACCCGGTCCAACGTGGCGGCCGCCTTGGCCAGCACCACCGGCGGCCGCAGAGGCAGGCTCGCCACGTTCGTCGCCAGCTTGATGCTGCTGGTGCGGGCGCCGAGCACCGACAGGAGGGTCCACGTGTCCAGGTGCCGCCGCTGATACGGGTGATCCTGGAACGACACCACGTCCAGACCCAGCTCCTCGGCCAGCGCGACGAGCGCGAGGACATCGTCGAGCCTGTCCGCGTCCGGGGTGGGAAACACTCCGAACTCCAGCGCGTGACCGTAATCCGGCATGCCGGCGAGTCTATCGACCGGCCACCGCGACGGGGCGCATTCGCCGGGTTGCACCAGCCCGAATGTCCCCGCCGCACGCTTCACCGCGGCGGCGCGGCGAGGTAGAACAGTCCCATCGCGACGCACACCGCCAACGTCAGATACGGCGTCACCAGGCCCAGGCCCCCTGCCACCAGGTAGGCGGGCGGCGCCGCCGCGGCACGCCGCAGGATGGTGCGCCGCTCCGCACCCGTCAGCGGCTCGCGCAACAGGCGCCGGCGGTGCGTCAGAACGTGGAACTGCAACGCCAGGAACACCGCCGACGTCACGAGGAACGATCCGGCGTAGACGACTGCCGCCAGGCGCCCGCCGTCCTCCTCGACGAGGTAGCTCGACAGCAGCGCGGTCGTGAACGGCAACACCACGATGCACAGCAGGAGCAGCAGGTTCAGCACCAGCACCGAATGATCCACGTCCCGTAGCCGCCGCAGCATCGTGTGATGGTTGATCCACAGGATGCCGATCGCGACGAAGGAGATCACGTAGGCCAGATAGTTCGGCCACAGTGCGGCCAGCCGGTGCCCCAATCCGCCCGTGCCACCGGGTTCCGGCACGCGCAGGTCCAGCACCAGCAGCGTGATGGCGACCGCCATGACACCGTCGGAGAACGCCTCGACGCGGCCCTTGCCGAATGCTCCCGCACACCCGCCCGTTCGACGCGGTGCACCACGTCCGTCCATCCGCACTCCCCGGGAGCGTCCGGCCCGCCGCTCGTCACCCGCCGAAGTTCACGATCGCCCCGTTCAGTGGCAACTGATCCGTCCTGGCCTGCGGGGAACCGTTGTGTTGCGCGAAGAACTCCCCGGTCAGGTAGTCATCGGCCGCGAGGATCGCCGCGGGCGCGACGTATCCGGCGTAGTCGAACGAGTCGAGCACGTAGGGCACTCCGTCGCTGCCGTCGAGGTTGGGCCCGTCCATCAGCTGGAAGTGCAGGTGCGGGGCGTTGGAGTTGCCGGTGTTGCCGAGCAGGCCGATCACCTGCCCCTTGGTCACCTTGTCGCCCGGCTTCACCGTCAGCGACCTTTTCTGCAGATGCGCATACATCGCCCACGTGCCGCCGCCGAGGTCCTGGATGACGTGGTTGCCGTCCACGTTCTCGATGGTCAGTTTCGCGGCCAGCGCCGGTACCGCCGCGGGCAGAATGCCGGGCGCGTTGGCCTGCACGTCGTCGAGCACCGAGGTGACGGTGCCGTCGGCCACGGCGTGCACCTCCTGACCGTAGTCCTGGTAGCTTTCGTTCCTGGTCTTGTCGCCGACGTAGAAGCGGCCGTGATCGTCGGTCCGCATCCAATCGATGGCGAACCGCTGGCTTCCCCACAGTCCGCCGTCGAACGGCATCAGCGAATCCACGTGCGGGAATCCGACCCCGCAGCAGCCGTTCTGCGCGACCCAGTTGTTCCCCCGTACCGGCGGGGAGATCACGCGCGCCGTGCGTGCCGACACTTCTTTGGGGGCCACCGTGTAGCTGACCGGCGCCGGTGTCGCGGAGGCCGGGTTCGCCGAGGCGAGCGCGGTGATCCGGTGCAGCACCCGCTCAGGCACGTCCGCCACGTCGTCCGTAGCGAAGTCGACCAGCAGCGACCCCGATTCGCCCGATGGGATGACGGTGTCCTTCGCCGGGGCGGAGGGAAGCAAGCGTAGCCGGTTGCAGTCGCCGTAGCCGCACGACGGATCGACGAGTGCTGCGCCGGAGAACGACGCGAGCACGCGCTTCGTGTCCGCCGCATCGACGATGTCGACGCTCTGCAGGGTGGCCGACGCCGGCCCCGCGTTGGTGAGCTGCAGCGCGTACGCCACGTGCGCCTTCCCGTCGCTGCCCATGAACGGGAACGTGGGCGAACCGAGGTTCTGCACTGTCAGCGCGGTGTATCCGGCGGACGCCGTGGCCGGCGACTCCTCCGACACCGCCGTCACATCACCGCCTGACGCGGCGCCGGCCGACTGCCCGGCACTGTCCGCCCTTCCAGCACCGCCCTCAGCGTCCCCGCCGCTGGAACAGCCCGCCGCGACCAGCAGCGTCAGGGCGAGGGCCGCCAGGATCACGGTCCGCGGACGGCACGGTCGCAGGCTCGACGCAGACCATCGCGTCGCAGGCCATCGCGTCACAGGCTTCGGGGTCCAGCTCATGCCACCGAGCGTGCGCGCTCGCGCACCCGTTCGGAATGGACCCAAGTCGCGCTTCTGCCGCCGATCCGGGTCGTCGCGAACTGGAGACGTAGGCCCATGGCCGCGCCGGCCCGGCGGGACGACAGTGGAGTGGCAGACCCGGGGGTAAGGAGCGCGCATGGCCCAGCAAATCGGCTCGATCGACGTGTTCCGCGATCCCGAGAACCTGATCGAATCGCCCTGCGGGATCATCGCGGCAGGTGACGACGTGTGGTTCACGAGCATCGCCAACGACCGCGTAGGACGTGTGCGCCCGGCCGGCGGCGTCCGATTGCCCGGCTCCGGAGCCGTCCGCATCGAAACCTTCGCCGACCCGCACGGGCGGATGCGGCTGCCGGCCAACCTGTTCCCCGACGCGGACGGCCGCATCCGCGTCACCTGCCTGGGATCGGACAGCGTGGCTGCCATCGACCCGCACGCCGCCGATCCTGCCTCCACCATCACGGCTATTCGCCACCCGGACCTGCGCGGCCCGGTCGCGATCAAGTCGGCCCCCACCGGACTGCTCTGGTTCAGCCTGCGCGGGGCCGACGCGATCGGGTCGCTGGACCCGCGCGCCCCCGACCCTGCCGCCACGGTGGCGACGGTGCGATCCGGACTCATCGCCGACCCGTCCGCGCTGTTCGTCGACGCTCACGGACTGGTGTGGTGGGTCAACGCGGCGACCGCCACCATCGGCCGACTCGACCCGTCTGCCCGCCGCCCGGTCGACACCGTCGCCCGCTTCGGACCATGGCCGCGGTACGGCGCGCCGCGGGCATGGGCGCCGGGCGCCTCGGACGACACAGGAGAGTTGTGGGTCACCACGCAGAACGAGCCGGGTCTGTTGCGGATCGCGCCGACCGCACGCGGCGCGGCGCCCGGCCCCCTGGCGGCCACCTGGTACACCGACCCGCCGCTGCGCACACCGGACGGAGTGTGGACGGCACCGGACGGGACGGTCTGGCTGGCGGACACCGACGGGGACGCACTCGTCCGCTTCACCCCGGCCACAGGCCGCTGGGAGCGGTTCACCGCGCCGGGCGTCGAAGGGCCGTTCGACATCAAACCCGGCCCCGAACCGGCGTACCTGTGGTTCACGAACAAGCGCGGCGGTTCCATCGGCCGGATTCGCGTGGTGGGAGGTGGCGACGGCACGAGGTGATCACGGAAACACATGCCCGTGGCGGTGTGCGAGCCCCACATGATGCAGGAAAAGCCCTGACCAGCCGGCCCGCGCGTTCTACGCTGGTCGCATGACAGAGCACGGCGGATGACCCCGCCGCCCGGATGTGCACGCGGAACCGATGAGCGGACCGGGACGGGCCCGACTGCGCTCGCTGGACCGGGCCCTCCTGCTGGCCGCCGGCAGCGCGCTCGCCCTGGGCTGCCTGCAGCTGGCCCTCACACTGCCCGGATCGGAAGACCTGTGGTGGGCGCACCTGGTGCTCGTGTTCACCTTCTGGGTCTACGCCGCCGCCGGACTGCTGGCCTGGCATCGCCGCCCCGGCAACAGCATGGGCATGCTCGTCACGTTCGGAGGTGCCGCAGTACTGGCGGGCAGCCTCGGCAACACGTCGGTGCCGGCCCTTGTCGCCGTCGGCTCCATCACCGCCACGGTGGTGCTGGCCGTGACCGTGCACCTGCTGCTCGCCTTCCCGTCCGGCCGGGTGCACGGCCGCACGGCGCGCACCGTGGCCGCCGCGGGCTACGGGGTGGCCCTGATACTGCAGGCGCCGCTGTACCTGTTCAACCCCGACGCCGCCTCCCTGCTGTTCGTCGCCGACCGGCCGGGACTGCTCGACGCGGGGGCGTGGGTGCAGCGGACGGCGGGCGGCGTGGTCGTCGTGGCGGCCGCGCTCATCCTCGCGCGCCGCATCGTGCACGCCCGCCCCGGGCGCCGACGCGTCCTGCTCCCGCTGTTCGCGTACGGGATGCTCGCGCTGCTGTCCGTCCCGTTGCGGCCGACCGTGCTCGACCCCGCGCTCGGCGGCGTCACCGCCGCCGTCGTCCAGTTCCTGATCATCGCGGGTGTGCCGGTGGCGTTCGTGCTCGCCATGCTGTGCGGCGGGTTCGCACGCGAGGGCGAATTGGAGGAGCTGGCCGTGCGGCTCGGCGACGCCGGGGGCGCGCCCGGCCGGATCCCCCGACTCCTCGGCCGGGTGCTCGGCGACGCGTCGATAGACGTCCTGTTCTGGATGCCCGAGCAATCGGCCTGGGTCGACTCCGCGGGCGTCCCGGCCGTCCTGCCGCTGCCGCAGGACAGGGCCGGCGTCGAGGTGACCATCGGCGGAGAACGGATCGGGGCGATCCTGTACGACGACGACCTGATCGCCGACCCGGAAACGGTGCAGGCCGCCGGCCGGGTGATGGCGCTGGCCATCGAGCGCGAACGACTCCGGGCCCGTCTTCTGGCACAACGCGGCGCGCTGATCGCCTCGCGTGCGCGCATCGTCACGGCCGCGGACCGCGAGCGCCGCCTCATCGCCCGCGACCTGCACGATGGCTTGCAGGTCGGCCTGGTGCTCCTCGCGCTCGAGGCCCAGCGTGTCGCGTCCGCGGCCCCCGACGGGACCGTGCGATGCCGAGTGCTGGAGCTGCGCCGCGGCATCGACGAGACGGCGGCCGAGCTGCGCACGTTCGTACACCGGCTGATGCCGCCCGCACTGATCGAACGCGGGCTGTGCGCGGCGGCCGAAGACCTGGTGGACCGGATGCCGCTGCCGACGGTGCTGCACGCCGAGCTGCAAGGAGGACCGCTGCCGTCCGGCGTCGAAAGCACCGCGTATTTCCTCATCGCGGAGGGGCTGGCGAACGCCCTCAAGCATGCCCGGGCCGCACGGATGTCGGTGCGGATCGGCCGCGACGGCGATCTGCTCACCGTCGAGGTGCACGACGACGGCATCGGCGGCGCCTCGGTGCACAGCGGCCACGGGCTGCGTGGCCTTGCCGACAGGGTCCACGCGCTCGGCGGAGAACTCCGCGTGGACAGCGCCTCGGCGTGCGGCACGCACCTGCGGGCGGAGCTGCCATGCGCGTCGTGATCGGCGAGGACGACCTGCTGCTGCGCCAGGGCATGACGGCGGTGCTCGCGGACGACGGCTTCGACGTGACCGCGGCGGTGGGCGACGCCGACGCGCTGCTCACCGCGGTGGAACTGCATCGCCCCGAGCTGGTGGTGACGGACATCCGCATGCCGCCCGGCGACGCCGACGACGGTCTTGTCGCGGCGCTGCGCATCCGCACGCTCCACCCGGGCACCGCGGTCGTGGTCCTGTCCCAGTACGTGCAGCGCCGCTACGCCACCGAGTTGCTCTCCGGCACTCCTGCCCGGGTGGGCTATCTGCTCAAGCAGCGCATCTCCGATCTGGACTCGTTCCTGAGCGCCCTGCACGCAGTCGTCGACGGGGGCACGGCGATCGACCCGGAGGTGATCGAGGTGATGGTCCACCGCGCCCGCATGGTGGACGGCCGGGTGGCGCACCTGACGCCCCGGCAGCGGGAGGTCCTCGCCCTGATTGCGGAGGGACGCAGCAACTCCTGGATCGCGCAGCACTTGGTGATCTCGGAGAAGGCCGTGGTGCAGCACACCTCGCACATCTACGACGCGCTCGGCATCCCCGTGGACGCGAACGACCACCGGCGGGTGCTGGCCGTGGTCCGGTACCTCTCCGGGTAGCCGCCTCCGCGCTCGCCGCCGGGTGGCGGATTTCCGGCGGCGGGCACCGTCGGCGCGGTACGGGACTTGGGTCTATGGCCCGCGGAGCGGGCCGCGATGACACTGATGCCATGCGATCTGCGCGCATCGTCGACACCCGTCCGCCGGCAGCGGACTATGCGGCCAACGGAGAGGACACCGGACCATGAGCCCCCACACCGCTCGCCGCCGCAACCAGTTGTTCGACAGCGCATTCCACGACAGGTTCGGGCAGTGGCCGGTGGGGTGCATCCCCGCCGGCGGAGCCGACATGGGGGACGTCGTCGCCGTCGCGAACGCGGTGGGTGACGGCGACGACTCCGCCTTCTACGACGCGTTCGTCGCGTCCGGCGATGCGCATGCCGCCGACGCGCAGAGCCTGCTGACCGCAGGCCGGCGTCGCAGTGCGCGCGCCCGCTTCCTGCGGGCGAGCTGCATGTACGCCGCCGCCTACCACCCGATCTACGGCACCCCCGTCGACCCGCGTCTACCCGCGGCATTCGACAAGCAGATGGACGCGTTCCGCGCGGCGATGGAACTGTCGGACCCGCCCGTGCGTCCCGTGGGCATTCCGTTCGAGGACGGCGCACTGCCCGGCTATCTGGTTCCCGCGACAGGCCGTGCCGACGAGGTGCGTCCGCTGCTGATTCTGACCAACGGGTTCGACGCGACGATCACCGACATGTACTTCGCATCGGGCGTGGCGGCCCTCGAACGCGGCTACCACGTGCTCCTGTTCGACGGACCCGGCCAGGGCGCCATGCTGTACCACCGCGGGGTGCCGTTGCGCCCCGACTGGGAAACCGTCATCGCCGCCGTGGTCGACCATGCGACGACGGTTCCGATCGTCGACCGTTCCCGCATCGCGCTGAGCGGGTGGAGCCTGGGCGGATACCTCGCGCCCCGGGCCGCCTCCGGCGAGCCGCGACTGGCCGCGTGCATCGCGGACCCCGGCCAGTGGGACATCGCCGATGCGATCCGCCGCTTCCTCGCCGCCCTGGAGGTACCCGACGCCGACACCGTCGCCTTCGACAGCCTCGACGACGCGACGCTCACCCGGCTCGCCACCGCGATCGAGTCGGACAGAGAGATGCGCTGGCAGATCGTCCAGCGCGGATACTGGACGACCGGGGCGGCAGACCTGCGCGGGTTCCTCCGCACGCTGGCCGGATTCACGCTCAAAGGCAGAGTGGGAGGCATCCGCTGCCCCACCCTGCTCACCGCCGCGGAGAACGATCCGCTCGCCGCGGACACGCCCACCTTCTTCGACGCGCTGACCTGCCCGAAGACCCTGCTGCGGTTCACCGCCGCCGAGGGTGCCGGCGAACACACCGAGGTGATCAACCGGTCGCTGTACAACCAACGGGCGCTCGACTGGCTCGACGAGACACTGCGGGCCGGGTGAGCGACATCGGCATCCGGAGACCGCACGGCGGCGGGTGCCCACTCGGTGCACGAGCCTCTTCAGACCATCGGTGATGATCGCGACGATCACGGCACCCGGCCGCTCTTCTCGATCTCCGATGCGAGCGCATGACCGTCATCCGTCATGACGCAACGCCTCTCGACCGAATGTCACGCCGAGAAGGATCCCCGCCATTCGCGGATGACACCGACGGCGTCGTCGAGGTGCGATTCGAGGAGGAAGTGGCCGCCGTCGAAGAGCTCGATGCGTGCGTGCGGCGCGTCGTTGCGGAATGCCTCCGCCCCGGCCGGGCCGAAGATCTCGTCGTTCGCACCCCAGATCGCCAGGACGGGAACGCCGGAGGTGCGGAGCCATTCCTGAAACTCCGGGTAGAGCGCGCGGTTGGTGTGGTAGTCGCCGAACAGCGCCAGCTGGGCCAGGTCGTTGCCCGGGCGGCCGAGGAGTGCGAGGTCGTGTTCCCAAGCGTCGGGATCGACGAGCGTCGGGTCGGGCACCCCGTGGAGGTACTGCCACTCGACCGCCTGCCTTTCCATCGCCGGACGGAGTGCGGCCTCGTTCTCCGGTGAGGGATTCCGTCCGTAGGCCCAGATCGGCGCCCAGAAGTCGGCGACGAAACCCTCCTCGTAGGCGTTCCCGTTCTGCGAGATGACGCCGTCCACGGAGCTCGGTTCTCCGAGGGCGAGGCGCCAGGCGATGGGGGCCCCGTAGTCATGGGTGTAGACCGTGAACCGCTTCACGTCGACCGCGTCGAGGAATGCGCGCGTGATCCGGGCGAGTTCATCGAAGGTGTAGTGGAACTCCCCCACGGACGGGGCGCTCGAGCGTCCGAATCCGATGTGGTCGGGGGCGATCACACGGTAGCGGTCGGCGAGCGCGGGCATGAGGTGGCGGAACATGTGCGAACTGGTGGGGTACCCGTGCAGCAGCACGATGACCGGCGCATTCGCCGGCCCTGCTTCGCGGTAGAAGACATCGAGCCCTTCGATCCGGATCGTACGGTGATGCACCACAGGCATGTTTAACCCCTTAATCGTTGTTTGCCGGTTACTGCGACGGTAGCATGGCCACGGAGGAGGTCGACGGATGATTGCGGACGAGGCGCTGTTGCTCGAGGTGCTCAACAGCGCGCCCCGGCACGGCGAGGCCATCGCGGAAAAGCTCACCGGCGTAGAAGGCGCGACGATCGCCCGCCGGCTCGGCGGCACGGGCACCGAGCAGGAGGTGCGGCTGCTTCGCCGGACGCGGGATGCGATTCAGGCTCTCGTGCGCGGGCACGACGAAGCCACGGCGGCGCTGCAAGAGCTCATGGACAGCACGATCCTCACGCCCGACGTGACACCCGCGGGCATCCGATGGGGCCTCGACGCTCCCGCCGACATGGTGCCCGCGGCGCGCATCGCGCAGGCATGGTCGACGGTGTCGGAGGCGCGCCCGGGCCGGCTCAAGGCGTGCGCGAACGAGGAGTGCAACCTGTTCCTCATCGACCGTACGCGGCCCGGCACGGCGAAATGGTGCTCGATGGCGGTGTGCGGCAACCGGATGAAGGCACGTGCCCACGCCTCCCGTGCGCGAGCCGCCGCCCCGCAAAGAGCCGGGGACTCCCCGGATCGCTCCGGCGATGCCGGCGATGGAGGCCGACGGGGTATCCCCCGGGCGTCGCCATGAATCGTCACTCGACGGATTCGGCCATCCGGAGAGTCAGCCCGTCAGCCCGCGCCCGGTCACAAGGGGCAGATCGAGCGCTGTGACGATGCCGGGCTTCGCGTTCACGACCGCTTCCACCGCGTTGACCAGGCGCATCGCGGTCATGATCATGCCGGAGTCGTTGTGGTCGCCGTGTTCCCCGTGGTGGTGGAGGTCGACGGTCATCGACGGCTGTCCCGTCAGCTCGACCCGGTAGCACCCGTCTCCGTGCGCGGGCCGCGGCCAGTCCGGCGCCTGTCCGGGCGCCGTGCGGGTGATGTGCTCGAGAACCACCTTTTCCTCGCCGCCCACGGTGCCGACCACCTCGAAACGCAGGGCGGCCGCCGTGCCCTCGGCGATCCGGCAGCACACGGTGTCGAACCCCTGCTCGGCGGGCAGCCGCTCGTAGCGTTCCACCAGCGGCTCGTCCAGCGTGAGCCCCAGGCCCGCCGCGATCTGGCGGACCACTGATCCCCACCCCAGCGCCAGCACGCCCGGCTGCAGCAGGAACGGAGTCTCCTCCAACCGGCGGCCGAATCCGAACAGCCCGGTCATCGTCATCGCCTGGTCATAGGTGCTGTAGTCGGCGATCTCCGTGCACCGGACCCGGTCGATCCGCTGCGACAGGCTCGTCATCACGAGCGGCAGCACATCATTGGCGAAACCCGGGTCGATGCCGTTGACGTGCAGGCTCGCCCCGCCCCGTACGCCGGCCGCGTGGATGCGCTCCGCCTCCTCATCCGGCAGCACGCCCCACGGGTACTGCAGCAACACCGGGCCCGAGGACACGACGTTGATGCCGCTCTCCAGAAAGAACACCAGATCCTGCACGGCCTCGAAAATCCGGTCGTCGGTCATCGCGGTGTGCACGATGCAATCCGGCCGCAGGGCCACCAGCGCGTCCCCGTCGGAGGTCGCCCGCACGCCGAGCTCTCGGCCCAACCCGGCAAGCTCGCCCGCGTCCCTGCCCGCCTTGTCCGGGTTCGAGACCCACACGCCGACGAGTTCCAGTTCCGGTCGCGCGTCGATGCCCGCTATCGCATGCCGCCCCACCGTTCCCGTGGACCACTCCACCACCCGCAATGCCATGGCATCCTCCCTGCGTCGCTCGATCCGTCACCTCGCAGTAGACCAGGCGCGCATTTCCTCGGTAGCCGCAATCGACACGACCGCGGCGCCTCCGCCGGCGACGAGCGGGACCGGGATCCCGCGTCTGTCCCGCGGGGCGGGAGGTCGTCGCCGAAGGCTAGGAATTGCGGAACCATTCGCGTCGTCTCCGCTTCCGGCAGGACCGCAGGTCACGTCCATGCCCACCGGCGTCGCCGCATGTCACTCCGCCGGAGATACCGGACACGTTCTCTTCCGCGTTCCCGAGCTTCGCGCAACGGCCTGCGCCCGCTCGCCCCGGCCCGTCGCCGGACCCCGCACCCCGATCAGTCGATGGTGAACACGAAGCTCGAGTGCGGATACCCGGCCTGCACGAACGAGGCGACGTTCAGCGGCTGCTGCCAGCT is a window from the Tomitella gaofuii genome containing:
- a CDS encoding M23 family metallopeptidase, whose translation is MSWTPKPVTRWPATRWSASSLRPCRPRTVILAALALTLLVAAGCSSGGDAEGGAGRADSAGQSAGAASGGDVTAVSEESPATASAGYTALTVQNLGSPTFPFMGSDGKAHVAYALQLTNAGPASATLQSVDIVDAADTKRVLASFSGAALVDPSCGYGDCNRLRLLPSAPAKDTVIPSGESGSLLVDFATDDVADVPERVLHRITALASANPASATPAPVSYTVAPKEVSARTARVISPPVRGNNWVAQNGCCGVGFPHVDSLMPFDGGLWGSQRFAIDWMRTDDHGRFYVGDKTRNESYQDYGQEVHAVADGTVTSVLDDVQANAPGILPAAVPALAAKLTIENVDGNHVIQDLGGGTWAMYAHLQKRSLTVKPGDKVTKGQVIGLLGNTGNSNAPHLHFQLMDGPNLDGSDGVPYVLDSFDYAGYVAPAAILAADDYLTGEFFAQHNGSPQARTDQLPLNGAIVNFGG
- a CDS encoding LLM class flavin-dependent oxidoreductase, with the translated sequence MPDYGHALEFGVFPTPDADRLDDVLALVALAEELGLDVVSFQDHPYQRRHLDTWTLLSVLGARTSSIKLATNVASLPLRPPVVLAKAAATLDRVTSGRVELGMGSGAFWDAIEAAGGQRRTPGQAVDALIEAIGVMRDFWAGGTVFRDGEYYPVRGLKAGPAPAHDIPIWVGAYGPRMLRVTGALADAWVPSMGYADPSRLGTLSAALDAAATDAGRRPGQVRRIYNIGGSFGDGGGLLQGRPAQWVEQLADLALQYGIGTFILAADTPDTVRAFANDVAPAVREAVAEERG
- a CDS encoding alpha/beta hydrolase family protein yields the protein MSPHTARRRNQLFDSAFHDRFGQWPVGCIPAGGADMGDVVAVANAVGDGDDSAFYDAFVASGDAHAADAQSLLTAGRRRSARARFLRASCMYAAAYHPIYGTPVDPRLPAAFDKQMDAFRAAMELSDPPVRPVGIPFEDGALPGYLVPATGRADEVRPLLILTNGFDATITDMYFASGVAALERGYHVLLFDGPGQGAMLYHRGVPLRPDWETVIAAVVDHATTVPIVDRSRIALSGWSLGGYLAPRAASGEPRLAACIADPGQWDIADAIRRFLAALEVPDADTVAFDSLDDATLTRLATAIESDREMRWQIVQRGYWTTGAADLRGFLRTLAGFTLKGRVGGIRCPTLLTAAENDPLAADTPTFFDALTCPKTLLRFTAAEGAGEHTEVINRSLYNQRALDWLDETLRAG
- a CDS encoding TMEM175 family protein, which produces MDGRGAPRRTGGCAGAFGKGRVEAFSDGVMAVAITLLVLDLRVPEPGGTGGLGHRLAALWPNYLAYVISFVAIGILWINHHTMLRRLRDVDHSVLVLNLLLLLCIVVLPFTTALLSSYLVEEDGGRLAAVVYAGSFLVTSAVFLALQFHVLTHRRRLLREPLTGAERRTILRRAAAAPPAYLVAGGLGLVTPYLTLAVCVAMGLFYLAAPPR
- a CDS encoding sensor histidine kinase; translation: MSGPGRARLRSLDRALLLAAGSALALGCLQLALTLPGSEDLWWAHLVLVFTFWVYAAAGLLAWHRRPGNSMGMLVTFGGAAVLAGSLGNTSVPALVAVGSITATVVLAVTVHLLLAFPSGRVHGRTARTVAAAGYGVALILQAPLYLFNPDAASLLFVADRPGLLDAGAWVQRTAGGVVVVAAALILARRIVHARPGRRRVLLPLFAYGMLALLSVPLRPTVLDPALGGVTAAVVQFLIIAGVPVAFVLAMLCGGFAREGELEELAVRLGDAGGAPGRIPRLLGRVLGDASIDVLFWMPEQSAWVDSAGVPAVLPLPQDRAGVEVTIGGERIGAILYDDDLIADPETVQAAGRVMALAIERERLRARLLAQRGALIASRARIVTAADRERRLIARDLHDGLQVGLVLLALEAQRVASAAPDGTVRCRVLELRRGIDETAAELRTFVHRLMPPALIERGLCAAAEDLVDRMPLPTVLHAELQGGPLPSGVESTAYFLIAEGLANALKHARAARMSVRIGRDGDLLTVEVHDDGIGGASVHSGHGLRGLADRVHALGGELRVDSASACGTHLRAELPCAS
- a CDS encoding response regulator encodes the protein MRVVIGEDDLLLRQGMTAVLADDGFDVTAAVGDADALLTAVELHRPELVVTDIRMPPGDADDGLVAALRIRTLHPGTAVVVLSQYVQRRYATELLSGTPARVGYLLKQRISDLDSFLSALHAVVDGGTAIDPEVIEVMVHRARMVDGRVAHLTPRQREVLALIAEGRSNSWIAQHLVISEKAVVQHTSHIYDALGIPVDANDHRRVLAVVRYLSG
- a CDS encoding TetR/AcrR family transcriptional regulator yields the protein MNDDTDRPSVTRRTHPHTGRPRSESSRKAILDSTLAMLAEHPPSGITIASIALEAGVGKSTIYRWWSSRTALILDAIEELPKLEDPDTGRFADDLHGLLVQLTEVLANSPLGKVLAHFAADSSARRDPVVRDYIGGRLEPVTAVIGRAVVRGELPASTDVEALVYLALGPVVNRAFFGPDVPTAQFIDCVVATVVRGYGSDGGRHGAG